Within Amedibacterium intestinale, the genomic segment ACCTTAGAAGTATCAGATAAATGGAACTTTAGAGTTTATGGCAAGTTATTAAAAGCTTATATAGTCGATAGTATTTATCCAGTTGGAAGTATCTATATGAGTGTTAATGCAACCAGTCCTGCCACTTTATTTGGCGGAACATGGACACAGTTAAAAGATAGATTCTTGCTTGGTGCTGGAAGTACTTATGGAAATGGTACTACTGGTGGAGAGGCAAGCCACAAATTGTCGGTAAATGAAATGCCAAGTCACGCCCATGATACTCCATTCTTTAATAACATGACTAACAATGGAGAGATGGTGTCTGATTTTGAAGGTGTGTTTGGTAAAGGTATGACGGCAAGTGCCGCAAAATCCTTAACAGGTAAATCAGTTATTGAAATGTGGTGGAAAGAGCAAACAAATAATGCTGAAGGTAACGAATACAGTTACTTAACTGCTTCGAAGGGAGGTTCTGTAGCACATAACAATATGCCACCATATTTGGCTGTATATATGTGGAAAAGAACAGGTTAATAAAGTTAGATAAGCGATTGTTCAAGTAAGAATGGTCGCTTTTTCTATATCAATTTTTAAGAAATGGAGGAACAAAGTAATGAAAGGATTTTGGAACGGAATACAGTTTGTATTTGCTGGTGTTGGAGGATGGCTTGGATATTTTCTTGGTGGCTGTGACGGACTCATTATCGCTTTAGTGATTTTCGTTGTGACGGATTATATCACAGGAGTGATGTGTGCTATTGCAGATCAGAAGTTATCCAGTGCTGTCGGGTTCAAGGGTATCTGCAGAAAGGTACTTATTTTCTTGCTTGTAGGAATCGCTAATGTCTTAGATGTGCAAGTAATTGGTACAGGCAGTGTTTTAAGAACTGCAGTTATCTTTTTCTATATTTCAAATGAAGGTGTGAGTCTTCTTGAAAATGCAGGGTATTTAGGACTACCAATCCCTGAAAAAATCAAAGATGTATTAGAACAGCTCCACGATAGAGCAGAAAGTGAGGAATAAATTATGTCAAATAGCAACATGGTATCTTATACAAAATTAAGTCCTAATCATTCAGGACGAAGAACACATTCCATTGATCGCATTACACCGCACTGCGTAGTAGGTCAATGTAGCGTTGAAACTTTAGGTAATATCTTTGCACCAACTTCAAGAGAAGCAAGCTGTAATTATGGTATTGGTGTTGATGGAAGAATTGGAATGTATGTAGAAGAAAAGAATCGTTCTTGGTGTTCTTCATCAAATGCCAATGATCAAAGAGCAGTTACGATTGAATGTGCATCAGATACATATCATCCATATGCGATGAACAGTAAAGTCTATGATACGCTAATCAAACTTTGTGTCGATATCTGTAGGAGAAATGGAAAGAAGAAGCTTCTTTGGTTTGGTGATAAGAATAAGTCGCTGAATTATTCACCAAAGTCAGATGAAATGGTACTTACTGTACACAAATGGTTTGCCAACAAATCCTGTCCTGGTGATTGGCTTTATTCCAGACTTGGAGATTTGGCAAAACGAGTAACTGCAGAACTTGGAGGTCCAGTATCATCATCAACAAGTGGTCTATATCGAGTTAGAAAATCTTGGACTGATTCAAAATCACAAGTAGGAGCTTTTAGCGTTTTTGAAAACGCCGAGAAATGTGCTGATTCACATAAAGGATATTCTGTTTATGATGAGCAAGGTGTATTAATTTATCCTAAAACAAATAATAAGTCTATAGATGAACTTGCACGAGAAGTCATCAATGGCTTATGGGGTAATGGATCTGACAGAAAGAACAAATTAATTTCTGCGAGTTACGATTACGATGCTGTTCAAAACAGAGTCAATGAAATCCTTGATGGTGGAAAAGCTACACCATCAAAATCGATTGATACTCTCGCTAAAGAGGTGATTCGAGGAGATTGGGGCAATGGCGCTGACAGAAAGAAAAGACTGACGGCCGCTGGATATAACTATGATGCAGTTCAAAAACGAGTCAATCAAATTTTAGGTTAAAAGTAATGCCTGTGGGAGATTAATTTCTCTTGCAGGCGCTTTTTTTATTTTAGGGGTAAAAATTGAGCTATTTTCTTTGCCTGTTACATAGGAGGTGGCTCTTATGGAACAAATTAATTACATAATAACAATGGATTTAGCTGTAAAACTTCTATGTAAAGGTATCATTACGCCTGAAGAGTACATGGCTTTCTTACAGGCAATGACGACAAAATATGGACAAAATAATCTTAAAATATTGTATCAAATAAAGCTTGATATGTTCTTGAATTAGAGGGTTAATACAAGTGCGAAGGGAGAGATTATATTTGAAAATTATTAAATTACCATTACTAAAAGAAGAGTTTAAAAAACGAAAAGTAGCTGCTTATACAAGGGTTTCTGTTAGTTCGGATAGTTTACTACATTCTTTAGCTAATCAAGTGTCACATTATACAGAGATGATTCAGAAAAATCCAGAATGGGAGTTTGTTCAAGTGTATGTTGATGAAGGAGTAACAGGGACAAGTACGGAAAGTAGAGAACAATTCTTGAAGATGATGGATGATGCTAGAGCTGGTCGATTTGACTTGCTTTTAACAAAATCGGTCTCAAGATTTGCAAGAAATACAGTGGACTTATTAGAATCGTGCAGAGAATTAAAATCACTGAATGTGGAAGTTCGATTTGAAAAAGATCGTATTTCGACTTTCAATTCTGACGGGGAACTAGTTCTTTCATTATTAGCATCCTATGCTCAAGCAGAATCTGAATCAATATCTCAGAATGTTAAGTGGGGCAAAACCAAACAAATGCAAGATGGGGTATATCATCATTTCACAAGATGTTATGGTTACGATTGGGATGGAGATATTTATGAGATTGTAGAGGAAGAAGCCGAAGTTGTAAGGTTCATCTATAAAGCATATCTTGATGGAATGTCACCAAAGAAAATATCTGAATTGATAACTGCAAAAACAGTAACAGGTAAAAATTTCACAAGAGGAACAGTAAAAGATATTTTGAAGAATCGTATTTATATTGGAGATAGAGTGCTTCAACAATTTTACTCTCCAAGAGTAAGAAAATGTAATAGAAATTATGGAGAAGTACCAAAGTATATTTTGCCAGAGGTGCATGAACCCATCATCGCCAGAGAAATGTTTGATGAAGTTCAAAATGTAATGCAGCAAAAAGCAAAAGATACGCCTAAGAAAACCTTTACTTGCTTTTCTGGAAGGTTGAAGTGTGGTCAT encodes:
- a CDS encoding SHOCT domain-containing protein, translated to MEQINYIITMDLAVKLLCKGIITPEEYMAFLQAMTTKYGQNNLKILYQIKLDMFLN
- a CDS encoding N-acetylmuramoyl-L-alanine amidase, which codes for MSNSNMVSYTKLSPNHSGRRTHSIDRITPHCVVGQCSVETLGNIFAPTSREASCNYGIGVDGRIGMYVEEKNRSWCSSSNANDQRAVTIECASDTYHPYAMNSKVYDTLIKLCVDICRRNGKKKLLWFGDKNKSLNYSPKSDEMVLTVHKWFANKSCPGDWLYSRLGDLAKRVTAELGGPVSSSTSGLYRVRKSWTDSKSQVGAFSVFENAEKCADSHKGYSVYDEQGVLIYPKTNNKSIDELAREVINGLWGNGSDRKNKLISASYDYDAVQNRVNEILDGGKATPSKSIDTLAKEVIRGDWGNGADRKKRLTAAGYNYDAVQKRVNQILG
- a CDS encoding phage holin family protein — protein: MKGFWNGIQFVFAGVGGWLGYFLGGCDGLIIALVIFVVTDYITGVMCAIADQKLSSAVGFKGICRKVLIFLLVGIANVLDVQVIGTGSVLRTAVIFFYISNEGVSLLENAGYLGLPIPEKIKDVLEQLHDRAESEE
- a CDS encoding recombinase family protein encodes the protein MKIIKLPLLKEEFKKRKVAAYTRVSVSSDSLLHSLANQVSHYTEMIQKNPEWEFVQVYVDEGVTGTSTESREQFLKMMDDARAGRFDLLLTKSVSRFARNTVDLLESCRELKSLNVEVRFEKDRISTFNSDGELVLSLLASYAQAESESISQNVKWGKTKQMQDGVYHHFTRCYGYDWDGDIYEIVEEEAEVVRFIYKAYLDGMSPKKISELITAKTVTGKNFTRGTVKDILKNRIYIGDRVLQQFYSPRVRKCNRNYGEVPKYILPEVHEPIIAREMFDEVQNVMQQKAKDTPKKTFTCFSGRLKCGHCERALCRRTLHGKKIWKCQGNEISKTCQARYITEEKLKEYTFSIFEDENEFKMRVDHIKVYDDYLEYIFKDDTMKTIERKEPKRRCRQGK